Proteins from a single region of bacterium:
- a CDS encoding nuclear transport factor 2 family protein codes for MPSFPREEIEEMVRRWVAANNEAGATGDWSKMSAFYAEDAIYSWNNGPNWEFVARGRKEIHDWVFGTEMEGLEQWTYPYVRTLIDDQKGEFIGIWRQVAPIEDPDGVPYEIHGTGGSWFRYAGDFRWAWQRDFFDHINAGTVFGAMAKNGQLTPAMQERMKKGSKMPGWVRRSEFDWFSTLVDREA; via the coding sequence ATGCCTTCTTTCCCCCGCGAAGAGATCGAAGAGATGGTGCGCCGTTGGGTCGCGGCCAACAACGAGGCTGGAGCGACAGGCGATTGGTCGAAGATGTCTGCATTCTATGCCGAGGATGCGATCTATAGTTGGAACAACGGGCCGAATTGGGAGTTCGTCGCGCGGGGCCGCAAAGAGATCCACGATTGGGTTTTCGGCACGGAGATGGAAGGGCTGGAGCAATGGACGTATCCCTACGTCCGCACCCTCATCGACGATCAAAAGGGTGAGTTTATCGGAATCTGGCGGCAGGTTGCACCGATCGAGGATCCGGATGGCGTGCCCTATGAGATCCACGGAACCGGCGGCTCATGGTTCCGCTATGCGGGAGATTTCCGATGGGCTTGGCAGCGGGATTTCTTCGATCACATCAATGCAGGCACTGTTTTCGGTGCGATGGCGAAGAACGGTCAGCTGACCCCGGCAATGCAGGAGCGCATGAAGAAGGGCTCGAAGATGCCCGGCTGGGTTCGACGTAGCGAGTTCGACTGGTTCTCGACGCTCGTCGACCGAGAGGCGTAG
- a CDS encoding aldehyde dehydrogenase family protein: MALEPLSPETRNLIDGELVESSNGNRFDNVNPATEEILGNASDGTKDDMQAALAAARRSFDETDWATNPGFRARCLRQLHAGMLEEKEQLRAIVVGEAGACVSLTGFMHVDDPIEMMAYWAELAENYEYETEMATIPFGGRENRRLLRREPMGVVGAITPWNVPLYLNIAKIGPSLAAGCSIVLKPAPDTPWSATHLGKIITEKTDLPPGIVNIVASSDHLTGEVLSGDPRVDLVTFTGSTATGRRVMENASATVKKAFLELGGKSASIVLDDAKLESVLPGAAMTCVHAGQGCALTTRWLVPRSRYSDSIEIMKSAFEGWNWGDPTNPANLQGPQISKRQQARVLDYIEKGKQEGARCLVGGGRPDGKGFFVEPTLFVDVDPGMTIAQEEIFGPVCCVLPYEDEDDAIRIANDSIYGLSGAVHSGDDEHALAVARRIKTGTISVNGGMWFHVSSPFGGYGQSGLGRENGEMGFEEHLETKVMALPVRNP; this comes from the coding sequence ATGGCGCTCGAGCCTCTTTCGCCGGAAACGCGCAATCTGATCGACGGCGAGCTGGTTGAATCCTCGAACGGCAACCGTTTCGACAACGTGAACCCGGCAACGGAAGAAATCCTGGGTAACGCCAGCGATGGCACCAAGGATGACATGCAGGCCGCTCTGGCCGCGGCCCGTCGTTCATTCGACGAGACCGACTGGGCCACGAATCCCGGTTTCCGCGCTCGTTGCCTTCGGCAGCTCCACGCAGGGATGCTCGAGGAGAAGGAGCAGCTCCGTGCAATCGTGGTGGGCGAAGCCGGTGCGTGCGTTTCGCTCACGGGTTTCATGCATGTCGATGACCCGATCGAGATGATGGCGTACTGGGCCGAGCTGGCGGAGAACTACGAGTACGAAACGGAAATGGCGACCATTCCGTTCGGGGGGAGAGAGAATCGTCGCCTCCTGCGCCGCGAGCCGATGGGAGTGGTCGGTGCGATCACACCCTGGAACGTTCCGCTCTATCTGAACATCGCGAAGATCGGGCCTTCTCTCGCAGCGGGCTGCAGCATCGTCCTGAAGCCGGCGCCCGATACGCCGTGGAGTGCGACCCATCTCGGGAAGATCATCACCGAGAAAACCGATCTTCCGCCGGGCATCGTCAACATCGTGGCTTCTTCCGATCATCTGACGGGTGAGGTGCTCTCCGGAGATCCACGCGTCGATCTGGTGACCTTTACCGGCTCCACAGCGACCGGTCGCCGCGTGATGGAGAATGCCTCGGCAACCGTGAAGAAGGCATTCCTCGAGCTCGGGGGAAAGAGCGCTTCGATCGTCCTGGACGATGCAAAGCTGGAGAGTGTGCTCCCCGGTGCGGCAATGACCTGTGTCCATGCCGGTCAGGGCTGTGCACTCACGACCCGCTGGCTGGTACCGCGCTCCCGGTACTCAGATTCCATCGAGATCATGAAGAGTGCTTTCGAGGGCTGGAACTGGGGAGATCCAACGAATCCAGCCAACCTGCAAGGGCCGCAGATTTCGAAACGCCAGCAGGCGCGTGTGCTGGACTACATCGAGAAGGGCAAGCAGGAGGGCGCTCGATGTCTGGTTGGCGGGGGTCGACCTGACGGCAAGGGTTTCTTCGTCGAGCCGACGCTCTTCGTGGATGTCGATCCCGGAATGACGATCGCCCAGGAAGAGATCTTCGGTCCGGTCTGCTGCGTTCTGCCCTACGAGGACGAAGACGATGCGATTCGTATCGCCAATGACTCGATCTACGGACTTTCCGGCGCCGTACATAGCGGCGACGACGAACACGCGTTGGCCGTGGCCCGTCGCATCAAGACCGGCACGATCTCCGTCAACGGAGGCATGTGGTTCCACGTCAGCTCCCCCTTCGGCGGCTACGGCCAGAGCGGCCTCGGCCGCGAAAACGGCGAAATGGGATTCGAGGAACACCTGGAAACAAAGGTCATGGCCCTACCGGTCCGCAACCCATGA
- a CDS encoding SDR family oxidoreductase, protein MSFPGIEGKVAVVTGAGGGIGEGYAKALAAEGAKVAIAEIVKQNGERVAEEIRASGGTALFVEVDVASEASTRTMAENVVGEFGGIDFLVNNAAIFGDMELASLLTVDLDYYKKFMSVNMDGALLCTRACHRSMKERGGGAIVNQSSTAAWMGVGYYGLAKLGMNGLTHCLAKELGHAGIRVNAIAPGPTDTAALGNQVPEAFKDQLVSSLALPRLGQPADMASACLFLLSDAAAWITGQILAVDGGQIVRA, encoded by the coding sequence ATGAGCTTTCCGGGCATCGAAGGCAAGGTTGCGGTCGTCACCGGTGCCGGCGGCGGGATCGGCGAGGGCTATGCGAAAGCGTTGGCCGCCGAAGGCGCGAAGGTCGCGATCGCCGAGATCGTGAAGCAGAACGGTGAGCGCGTCGCCGAGGAGATTCGCGCTTCAGGCGGAACGGCCCTCTTCGTGGAGGTCGATGTAGCCAGTGAAGCCTCGACCCGGACGATGGCAGAAAACGTCGTCGGAGAATTCGGCGGGATCGATTTCCTGGTGAACAACGCGGCCATCTTCGGCGACATGGAGCTCGCTTCGCTCCTCACGGTCGATCTCGACTACTACAAGAAGTTCATGAGCGTGAACATGGACGGCGCGTTGCTTTGTACGCGAGCATGCCATCGAAGCATGAAGGAGCGAGGTGGTGGCGCCATCGTGAACCAATCATCGACGGCCGCCTGGATGGGCGTTGGCTATTACGGCCTCGCCAAGCTCGGCATGAACGGCTTGACCCACTGCCTTGCGAAAGAACTCGGGCATGCGGGGATCCGTGTGAACGCCATTGCGCCCGGACCGACGGACACGGCCGCGCTCGGCAATCAGGTACCCGAGGCATTCAAGGATCAGCTGGTGTCTTCGTTGGCTCTGCCACGGCTCGGTCAACCGGCGGATATGGCTTCCGCCTGTCTCTTCCTCTTGTCCGATGCTGCCGCGTGGATTACCGGGCAGATCCTGGCGGTAGACGGCGGCCAGATCGTGAGGGCCTAG
- a CDS encoding TetR/AcrR family transcriptional regulator, which translates to MAPQTVRRTQAERTAETRALIMDAVVECIADVGFGGATASEITRRAGVTWGAVQHHFGDKDGILRAVLEDSFERFAERLDDMPEAGAPLDERIDAFIDCAWSHFGSADYQSTFEILLQVERTRAPGDLPTWQSGMSEEWNRIWQGAFADSRLSRRESLALQRYTVSVLTGIASMLVIGGAGRGRPETELDLLKATLSRKLQGLA; encoded by the coding sequence ATGGCCCCCCAGACTGTCCGCCGGACCCAGGCCGAACGCACCGCAGAAACCCGAGCGCTGATCATGGACGCAGTGGTCGAGTGCATTGCGGACGTCGGGTTCGGTGGCGCTACCGCCTCGGAGATCACCCGCCGAGCCGGCGTGACCTGGGGCGCAGTGCAGCACCACTTTGGCGACAAGGACGGCATCCTGCGTGCGGTACTCGAAGATTCCTTCGAACGCTTCGCGGAACGTCTCGATGACATGCCCGAAGCCGGAGCGCCACTGGACGAGCGCATCGATGCGTTCATCGATTGTGCATGGTCACATTTCGGGAGTGCGGACTACCAATCGACGTTCGAGATCCTCTTGCAGGTCGAGCGCACCCGCGCGCCCGGGGATCTACCCACCTGGCAATCCGGTATGAGCGAGGAATGGAACCGGATCTGGCAGGGCGCGTTCGCGGATTCGCGACTCTCTCGAAGGGAGAGCCTGGCCCTTCAGCGCTACACGGTCTCCGTGCTCACAGGGATCGCTTCGATGCTGGTGATCGGCGGAGCGGGCCGAGGAAGGCCCGAAACCGAGCTGGATCTGTTGAAGGCCACCCTCTCCCGCAAGCTCCAAGGCCTGGCGTGA
- a CDS encoding 8-oxo-dGTP diphosphatase: MATLVFIVNNGRVLLIRKKRGLGAGKINGPGGRLEPGETPLQCAIREVEEELLIKPEGLRKGGESRFQFVDGYSIHVHVFQATGYTGEPTETEEAIPLWFDREKLPYEEMWEDDELWLPHLLAGSAFDGRFIFDGDRMLDHRLQVVP; the protein is encoded by the coding sequence GTGGCCACCCTGGTCTTCATCGTCAACAATGGCCGCGTGCTGTTGATTCGCAAGAAGCGGGGGCTCGGTGCCGGAAAGATCAACGGTCCGGGTGGACGTCTCGAGCCGGGCGAGACACCTCTGCAATGTGCCATTCGAGAGGTCGAGGAAGAACTCCTGATCAAACCCGAGGGGCTGAGGAAGGGCGGAGAGAGTCGCTTCCAATTCGTGGATGGCTACTCCATCCACGTGCACGTCTTCCAGGCGACAGGCTACACAGGCGAACCCACCGAAACCGAAGAGGCCATTCCGCTCTGGTTCGATCGGGAGAAACTCCCCTACGAAGAGATGTGGGAAGACGACGAACTCTGGCTTCCCCATCTTCTTGCCGGCTCCGCTTTCGACGGGCGATTCATCTTCGACGGCGACAGGATGTTGGACCACCGGTTGCAGGTGGTTCCGTAG
- a CDS encoding glutathione S-transferase: protein MKFYNSIGPNPKLVRVFAAEKGFDLGNVQEVDIMAGENRQAEYMAKNPAAGMPSLELDDGQIISETIAICELIEELKPEPALIGTTAAERAETRMWVRRVEWKIIAPLTDGFRNGEGSALFKDRMRLLPEASDWQKSCAQDGLSWLDEQMAGRDTIVPGRFSLADVALFAFADFGAQVGQPIDPALKNVNAWLEMAKGRPSADA, encoded by the coding sequence ATGAAGTTCTACAACTCGATCGGGCCCAATCCCAAGCTGGTCCGTGTGTTCGCCGCCGAGAAAGGCTTCGATCTGGGAAATGTCCAGGAGGTGGACATCATGGCCGGCGAGAATCGCCAGGCTGAATACATGGCGAAGAATCCGGCGGCCGGGATGCCTTCTCTCGAACTCGACGACGGCCAGATCATCTCCGAAACGATCGCCATCTGCGAGCTGATCGAAGAGCTGAAGCCGGAACCGGCGCTGATCGGGACGACGGCGGCGGAACGCGCCGAGACCCGCATGTGGGTGCGCAGGGTCGAGTGGAAGATCATTGCTCCCCTCACGGATGGTTTTCGAAATGGCGAGGGCAGCGCGCTCTTCAAGGATCGCATGCGTCTCCTGCCCGAGGCTTCGGATTGGCAGAAGAGCTGCGCTCAGGATGGCCTTTCGTGGCTCGATGAGCAGATGGCCGGCCGGGATACCATCGTTCCTGGCCGCTTCAGCCTGGCCGACGTAGCGCTCTTCGCGTTCGCAGATTTTGGCGCCCAGGTCGGTCAGCCGATCGATCCGGCGCTGAAGAACGTAAACGCCTGGCTCGAGATGGCCAAGGGAAGGCCTAGCGCTGACGCCTAG
- a CDS encoding TIGR03619 family F420-dependent LLM class oxidoreductase yields the protein MRFTFAESMCDPLQYAPLAIEAESAGFHSFCVPESIFYPKESNSKYPYTPDGDRGFLEDKPFIDPFVLMGALGAVTERLRFTTFVVKLPMRHPVLAAKQAISVAVLTENRLGFGVGLSPWPDDFRVLDVPWKGRGKRLDEMIEIFQGLQTGNFFEFHGEHFDIEPIKLCPRPTQPIPLLIGGHADAALRRAARSGDGWMHAGGGEASDLDAAITRIQELRGEYGRETNPFEIHVISMDAYTADGIKRLEDKGVTDAIVGFRNAYEEDRTPLQTKIDALKGFGDNVIAKAG from the coding sequence GTGCGTTTTACTTTCGCCGAATCCATGTGCGATCCCCTGCAATACGCTCCCCTCGCCATCGAGGCGGAGTCGGCCGGTTTCCATTCGTTCTGCGTCCCCGAGAGCATTTTCTATCCGAAGGAATCCAACTCGAAATACCCCTACACGCCGGACGGAGATCGCGGTTTTCTCGAAGACAAGCCCTTCATCGATCCCTTCGTGTTGATGGGGGCCCTCGGCGCGGTGACGGAACGCCTTCGCTTCACCACCTTCGTGGTGAAGCTTCCGATGCGACATCCGGTTCTCGCTGCCAAACAAGCGATCTCGGTTGCCGTCCTCACGGAGAACAGGCTCGGCTTCGGTGTCGGCCTTTCGCCCTGGCCGGACGACTTCCGTGTTCTCGACGTCCCCTGGAAGGGTCGCGGCAAGCGCCTCGATGAGATGATCGAGATCTTCCAGGGGCTCCAGACGGGCAACTTCTTCGAGTTTCACGGCGAACACTTCGACATCGAGCCGATCAAACTCTGCCCCCGGCCGACACAGCCCATCCCGCTTCTGATCGGCGGTCACGCGGACGCCGCCCTCAGACGAGCGGCACGAAGCGGAGATGGTTGGATGCACGCAGGCGGCGGCGAAGCTTCCGATCTGGATGCGGCGATCACGCGGATCCAGGAGCTGCGTGGGGAGTACGGCCGGGAAACCAACCCCTTCGAGATTCATGTCATCTCGATGGATGCCTACACAGCGGACGGAATCAAACGCCTCGAAGACAAGGGCGTGACCGACGCGATCGTGGGTTTCCGAAATGCCTACGAGGAAGATCGGACGCCGCTGCAAACCAAGATCGACGCCCTCAAGGGTTTCGGCGACAACGTGATCGCGAAGGCTGGCTGA
- a CDS encoding two pore domain potassium channel family protein: MTANLFVAVSTVILVLIAIGMHFEVLRYLSFRLPRSRIPRRFRVGLVIIVAVATHLAESLVFALGIGLLIQGGYGEIDGPISTARDVMYFSIVTYTSLGYGDLVPVGSLRILCGVEALTGLVLIAWTASFTYVEMQRYWHIED; this comes from the coding sequence GTGACAGCCAACCTCTTCGTCGCTGTGTCGACCGTCATCCTCGTGCTGATCGCGATCGGAATGCACTTCGAAGTGCTGAGATATCTCTCGTTCAGGCTTCCGCGCAGCCGTATCCCCCGCCGCTTTCGCGTCGGGCTGGTGATCATCGTCGCAGTGGCGACCCACCTGGCCGAATCGCTGGTCTTCGCGCTGGGAATCGGTTTGCTGATCCAGGGAGGCTATGGCGAGATCGATGGGCCCATCTCGACCGCGCGAGATGTCATGTACTTCTCGATCGTGACCTATACGTCGTTGGGTTACGGCGATCTGGTCCCCGTCGGGTCGCTGCGAATCTTGTGCGGCGTCGAGGCTCTGACGGGCCTCGTGTTGATCGCCTGGACAGCCTCGTTTACCTACGTCGAGATGCAGAGATACTGGCACATCGAGGACTGA
- a CDS encoding HAD family hydrolase — MPSRIPFAKLDTVFLDAGNTLVSIDFDLVAGELSSRGHACEPNELRRAEAAARPRVSSWAHDQGRTEGNDAFTTYLRFALEALPRPPDASEALAAEVAAVVREPGASDRLWCWVLPGTREALERLRMMELRLVVVSNSDGTVKRALENCGLLSYFDEVVDSHVVGFEKPDRRIFDSALECAGARPEATVHVGDLYHADVLGARACGIHTALLDPFDDWGETDCPRLADLEELADSFEAAHA; from the coding sequence GTGCCTTCACGCATCCCCTTTGCCAAGCTCGATACGGTGTTCCTGGATGCCGGGAACACGCTCGTTTCCATCGATTTCGATCTGGTGGCAGGGGAGCTTTCGTCCCGGGGGCATGCCTGCGAGCCGAACGAGTTGCGCCGCGCCGAGGCCGCCGCGCGACCGCGGGTTTCGTCTTGGGCTCACGATCAGGGGCGCACGGAAGGGAACGACGCCTTCACGACCTACCTGAGGTTTGCGCTCGAGGCATTGCCCCGGCCACCTGACGCCTCGGAGGCGCTGGCCGCAGAGGTTGCGGCGGTGGTTCGCGAGCCCGGGGCCTCCGATCGTCTATGGTGCTGGGTGCTACCAGGAACCCGCGAGGCCCTCGAGCGCCTGCGGATGATGGAACTCAGGCTCGTCGTGGTGAGCAATTCGGATGGAACGGTGAAGCGAGCGCTGGAGAATTGCGGGCTCCTGTCGTATTTCGATGAAGTCGTCGACTCCCACGTCGTCGGTTTCGAGAAGCCGGATCGGCGGATCTTCGATTCCGCCCTCGAATGCGCTGGCGCCAGGCCGGAGGCCACTGTTCATGTCGGGGATCTCTACCATGCCGATGTGCTGGGTGCGCGAGCGTGCGGAATCCATACCGCTTTGCTGGATCCATTCGACGATTGGGGGGAGACCGATTGCCCCCGGCTCGCTGATCTGGAGGAACTAGCGGACTCGTTCGAGGCTGCTCACGCGTGA
- a CDS encoding flagellar hook protein FlgE, which produces MSLSNALFSSVTGLETTSTAISVIGENIANVNTPGFKQRRAEFSDILGQAIGTGGGFSQTGSGARVARIIRVDSQGSFESSDRPTDMAIEGSGFFILDDAAGGRRYTRAGLFGFDNEGYLVDKEGFNVQGFTIDPITGTSTGQLADIRLIPGISSAQVSATVDMSLNLDATSPATGPFAPGNAQLTSNFQQTVTLFDSLGTGHPTTVFFTKTAAPNTWTWAAAVDPLDTTTAPAAPGDPFVVMGGGNMTFDTSGNLTAVTGNPVTFDFTGGSAPGQAVSFNFGPIAGVGTGEPTTQYAAQSAPNSTSQDGFAPGALQGISIDTDGMMVGSFSNGETRNIVQLALAQFPNVEGMASQGNNNLLETRASGQPLIGQARSGQFGAIRSSNFEQSNVDLADQFVRLIINQRAFQANTRTVSVTNELLANVVQLGQ; this is translated from the coding sequence ATGTCACTTTCCAACGCACTGTTTTCAAGTGTCACCGGTCTCGAGACGACCTCCACGGCTATCTCCGTGATCGGTGAGAACATCGCCAACGTCAACACGCCCGGCTTCAAGCAGCGCCGCGCCGAGTTTTCCGACATCCTCGGCCAGGCCATTGGAACCGGTGGCGGTTTCTCGCAGACCGGCTCCGGCGCAAGGGTCGCGCGAATCATCCGCGTGGATAGCCAGGGAAGTTTCGAATCCAGCGACCGTCCGACGGATATGGCGATCGAGGGCTCAGGATTCTTCATCCTGGATGATGCTGCTGGTGGTCGTCGCTATACCCGGGCTGGCTTGTTCGGCTTCGACAACGAGGGCTACCTGGTAGACAAGGAAGGCTTCAACGTCCAGGGTTTCACCATCGATCCGATTACAGGAACCTCTACAGGCCAGTTGGCGGACATCCGGCTGATCCCAGGTATCTCGTCGGCGCAGGTCTCGGCCACCGTCGACATGTCCTTGAACCTCGACGCGACGTCCCCCGCTACGGGCCCCTTCGCCCCCGGCAATGCGCAATTGACGTCGAACTTCCAGCAAACGGTCACGCTCTTCGATTCTCTCGGAACGGGACATCCGACGACGGTCTTCTTCACCAAGACCGCGGCGCCCAATACCTGGACCTGGGCGGCGGCTGTCGATCCACTCGACACCACGACCGCGCCTGCGGCCCCGGGTGATCCCTTCGTCGTGATGGGCGGCGGCAACATGACGTTCGACACTTCGGGCAATTTGACCGCCGTCACTGGAAATCCTGTGACCTTCGACTTCACAGGCGGCTCAGCCCCAGGCCAGGCCGTCAGCTTCAACTTCGGTCCAATTGCCGGGGTTGGCACCGGCGAGCCGACGACGCAGTACGCTGCTCAATCCGCGCCGAACTCGACCAGCCAGGATGGCTTCGCGCCGGGCGCCCTACAGGGGATCAGTATCGATACGGACGGAATGATGGTGGGCAGTTTCTCGAACGGAGAGACACGCAACATCGTGCAGCTCGCGTTGGCACAGTTTCCGAACGTCGAGGGCATGGCGTCCCAAGGAAACAACAACTTGCTGGAGACGCGGGCTTCGGGGCAGCCTCTGATCGGCCAAGCCCGAAGCGGTCAGTTCGGTGCCATTCGGTCCAGCAACTTCGAACAGTCGAATGTGGACCTGGCAGATCAGTTCGTGCGGCTGATCATCAACCAGCGCGCCTTCCAGGCGAACACCCGGACGGTCTCGGTGACCAACGAGCTTTTGGCCAACGTGGTGCAACTCGGCCAGTAA
- a CDS encoding flagellar hook-length control protein FliK: MNVQAIISEPAELPASGASQSDEQTADGAAFEELLAEATTQEDQFQGDAGETGAEEGEGQILASLAAEVGATQLAQDNRILPMTQGLNPNIPLPVDEGVQNSSAQLPLPALQDAEVEQPGRSAALIENLGEGLRENLQENLSGEKSEAASAAPIRPLPEAAVAPAVAELPTPAVIEAAVAELPVAQPPATESSARALPEAAQVAPDLQVGATGGGMTTGSDGGAQDAALRGQAPDVESETLPPTARGSEFAAALEARDEARPAPAPPVSSQSSAVPVAPVETTQASTAPATTSTAAPLPGAGAPEEVLPVHVEWLAARQGGNARISLHPPELGELELMVKVRGSAVDIVIRAQEPAAQMAAAQSRDLLVDALSMRELRIDQFDVRGLQSDLANDDSPAQTNPQAQQDASAKAGGEKREGSDERSGSQELASEDGSEPGSTLTMPPPVVDLHTAIDLLA, encoded by the coding sequence ATGAACGTACAGGCCATCATCAGCGAGCCGGCAGAACTGCCCGCGTCCGGTGCATCGCAGAGCGATGAACAGACAGCCGACGGAGCCGCATTCGAAGAGTTGCTTGCCGAGGCAACGACTCAGGAAGATCAGTTTCAGGGCGACGCGGGAGAGACCGGAGCCGAAGAAGGCGAAGGGCAGATCCTGGCGAGCCTGGCTGCGGAAGTCGGCGCCACTCAGCTGGCACAGGACAATCGCATCCTTCCGATGACCCAGGGCCTCAACCCGAACATTCCGCTGCCGGTTGATGAGGGAGTGCAGAACTCGAGCGCCCAGCTTCCACTACCGGCCCTGCAGGATGCCGAAGTCGAGCAACCCGGACGGAGTGCGGCGTTGATCGAGAACCTTGGCGAAGGCCTCCGCGAGAATCTGCAAGAGAACTTGTCGGGAGAGAAATCTGAAGCGGCTTCAGCTGCCCCGATCCGGCCTCTTCCTGAAGCGGCGGTGGCTCCTGCGGTCGCCGAACTCCCGACGCCTGCAGTCATTGAAGCTGCAGTTGCCGAGCTGCCTGTCGCGCAACCGCCGGCTACAGAATCGTCGGCTCGTGCCCTTCCCGAGGCCGCGCAGGTCGCACCCGATCTCCAGGTCGGAGCGACAGGTGGCGGCATGACGACCGGCTCCGACGGCGGCGCGCAGGATGCCGCTCTGCGCGGTCAGGCGCCCGATGTCGAAAGTGAAACGCTGCCGCCCACGGCAAGAGGGAGCGAGTTTGCGGCGGCCCTGGAAGCGCGAGACGAGGCCCGACCGGCTCCCGCTCCTCCGGTTTCTTCGCAGTCTTCCGCGGTTCCAGTCGCTCCCGTCGAGACCACCCAGGCATCGACCGCTCCGGCGACGACTTCCACGGCCGCCCCGCTGCCCGGAGCTGGCGCACCCGAGGAGGTGTTGCCCGTTCACGTCGAGTGGCTGGCGGCTCGCCAGGGCGGCAACGCTCGCATCTCCTTGCACCCGCCCGAACTCGGAGAGCTCGAGCTCATGGTGAAAGTGCGCGGATCGGCCGTCGACATCGTGATTCGCGCTCAGGAACCCGCTGCCCAGATGGCGGCAGCCCAGAGCCGGGATCTCCTCGTCGACGCACTCAGCATGCGCGAGTTGCGTATCGACCAGTTCGATGTGCGGGGGCTTCAGTCGGATCTAGCCAATGATGACAGCCCCGCCCAAACCAACCCGCAAGCCCAGCAAGACGCTTCGGCCAAGGCGGGCGGCGAGAAGCGCGAGGGAAGCGACGAACGATCAGGCTCGCAGGAGCTTGCATCGGAAGACGGGAGCGAACCGGGCTCGACGCTCACAATGCCTCCGCCCGTCGTCGACTTGCACACCGCCATCGATCTCCTGGCCTGA
- the fliJ gene encoding flagellar export protein FliJ produces MKRGFRLGAVLRVRSHELDQAAYQLAQAERAEARAIRAADEVRARAHRERDFLRDRLQGGLDACELRQAANGIAQLGDDTLFAAAEIRTARQEVEICRNAVLKARQRVKALERIEALHRQREQQERARQEQRRLDEAGLRRFATGRLGAWLFIFILAVPWGAPFEAAASETKASTTAEQDYGVTTLLAEIRARQAVLDRREQELDEREQAVEELERAIAAQLTELEELAGTVEERIAAWEADNGDAVRKLAKIYAALQPARAASLLEELEVGLATQIVSKMKDKQSAAVLAQISEMRALDMSRRVAHPLAMEPANPSTQ; encoded by the coding sequence ATGAAACGTGGTTTCCGGCTCGGCGCTGTCCTGCGTGTTCGTAGCCACGAACTCGACCAGGCGGCCTATCAGCTGGCGCAAGCCGAACGGGCGGAAGCTCGGGCGATTCGCGCTGCCGATGAGGTTCGCGCTCGAGCGCATCGTGAACGTGATTTCCTGCGGGATCGTCTCCAAGGGGGGCTCGACGCATGTGAATTGCGTCAGGCGGCGAACGGGATTGCTCAGTTGGGCGATGACACGCTTTTCGCAGCCGCTGAGATCCGCACGGCACGGCAGGAAGTCGAAATCTGTCGGAACGCGGTGTTGAAGGCACGCCAACGCGTCAAGGCGCTCGAACGCATCGAGGCCCTGCATCGTCAGCGCGAGCAGCAGGAGCGGGCCCGACAGGAACAACGTCGTCTCGACGAAGCCGGTCTGCGCCGCTTCGCGACAGGTCGCCTCGGCGCCTGGCTGTTCATTTTCATTCTGGCCGTGCCCTGGGGCGCACCGTTCGAAGCGGCAGCAAGCGAGACAAAGGCGTCCACGACGGCAGAGCAAGACTACGGAGTGACCACGCTCCTGGCGGAGATTCGTGCCCGCCAGGCCGTACTCGACCGGCGAGAGCAGGAGCTCGATGAGCGAGAGCAGGCCGTCGAAGAACTCGAGCGCGCGATCGCTGCGCAGTTGACAGAGCTGGAGGAACTCGCGGGGACCGTCGAGGAGCGCATCGCAGCCTGGGAAGCGGACAACGGCGACGCCGTGAGAAAGCTCGCGAAGATCTATGCCGCTCTCCAGCCCGCTCGAGCCGCATCGTTGCTCGAGGAATTGGAGGTCGGCCTCGCGACACAGATCGTTTCGAAGATGAAAGACAAACAATCTGCCGCCGTGCTGGCTCAGATTTCCGAAATGCGCGCACTCGACATGAGCCGCCGGGTTGCACACCCGTTGGCGATGGAACCCGCAAACCCCTCGACCCAATGA